The Halomonas sp. THAF5a genome segment GCGTCGTCTCGACGGTCTCGCCGCGGGGCGGCGCACCCCGCCCGGCGAGGCCGATCGCCTCGCCGGGCAGGCGTCACGCCAGGTCGCTCCGTGCAACGAAGACCTCGACCAGCGCCTCGATGCCCGCACGGTCGGCATCGCTGAAGCGGCTCGGGGTCGGGCTATCGAGGTCCAGCACGCCCCACAGGCGATCCTCGATGACGATCGGCGCCACCAGCTCGGCGCGGGAGTCCGCGTCGCAGGCGATGTGGTCGGCGACGGCGTGGACGTCGTCGACGCGCTGGGTCTCGCGGCTGCGCGCCGCCGCGCCGCAGACGCCCTTGGAAAAGGGAATGGGGTGGCAGGCCGGCTTGCCCTGGAAGGGGCCGAGGCAGAGCAGCTCGGGCTCGCGCTGCAGGTAGAAGCCGGCCCAGTTGAGCCCGGGGATCTCCTGCATGATGAAGGCACAGGTCTGGGCGCTGTTGGTCAGCCAGTCGCGGGTATCGAGCAGCGCGCCGAGCTGGCGGGCGAGCAGGGGGTAGTCGGGCTGCGGGTGATCCGTTGTCATGTGGGCTCCTTGAACAGGAAAGGCCGGCGTACCGGCCGGCCTTGTCACGATCTCGATCGGGCTGTGGCTCGAGGCTGATCCGTCAGCCAGCCTTCGCGGAGGCGCTGTGAACCCGTCCATGGGCGCTACCGGCGCCGTCCCTGGCGCAGGACCTCCTCTTCGGCTAGCTGCCGGCGCCTCTCGCGGTTCGGCAGTCTTGCCGCGTTACTTCCAGCCGGGAACTGCCTGCGGCCCGAACAGCTCGCTCGCCTTGGCCTCGACCTCGTCGGTCTGGTAGGCCTCGACCAGCTGCTGGATGGCCTCGCGATCCTCGTCGCCGCCGCGCACCGCGATCAGGTTGACGTAGGGCGACTCGGCGCCCTCCTTGATCAGGGCGTCGTCCAGGGTCAGGCCGGCCGGCTGGGCGAAGGTGTTGTTGATGAAGGCCATGTCCACGTCCGGCAGCACGCGGGGCAGCTGGGCGGCCTCGATCTCGCGGAAGTCGAAGTCGTGCGGGTTCTCGGCGATATCCAGCGGGGTGGCTTCCAGGAAGGTCGGGTCCTGGAGCGTGATCAGCCCCTCGTTGTGCATCAGGATCAGGGCGCGACCCTCGTTGGAGGGGTCGTTGGGCAGGGCGATGGTGGCGCCCTCCGGCAGTTCCTCGATGCTGTCGTACTTCTCGGAGTAGGCGCCGATCGGGTAGACGAAGGTGTAGCCGGCGATGGCGAAATCATAGCCGCGATCCTCGACCATGGAGCGCATGTAGGGCTCGTGCTGGTAGGCGTTGGCGTCGAGGCTGCCGTCGGCCAGGGCGGCGTTGGGC includes the following:
- a CDS encoding MetQ/NlpA family ABC transporter substrate-binding protein yields the protein MRKTLIGTLTASALTLAAGAALADEHAIKVGTVAGPETDVMKVAAEIAEREYGLEVEIIEFTDYVTPNAALADGSLDANAYQHEPYMRSMVEDRGYDFAIAGYTFVYPIGAYSEKYDSIEELPEGATIALPNDPSNEGRALILMHNEGLITLQDPTFLEATPLDIAENPHDFDFREIEAAQLPRVLPDVDMAFINNTFAQPAGLTLDDALIKEGAESPYVNLIAVRGGDEDREAIQQLVEAYQTDEVEAKASELFGPQAVPGWK
- a CDS encoding GAF domain-containing protein, producing the protein MTTDHPQPDYPLLARQLGALLDTRDWLTNSAQTCAFIMQEIPGLNWAGFYLQREPELLCLGPFQGKPACHPIPFSKGVCGAAARSRETQRVDDVHAVADHIACDADSRAELVAPIVIEDRLWGVLDLDSPTPSRFSDADRAGIEALVEVFVARSDLA